One Methylobacterium sp. AMS5 genomic region harbors:
- the yacG gene encoding DNA gyrase inhibitor YacG: MSRPVKRTAADKPLAPCPICGKPARTETKPFCSPRCADIDLGRWLGERYVIPGPEEDEMSYSPHSDDENRSR; encoded by the coding sequence ATGAGCCGGCCGGTCAAGAGGACGGCGGCGGACAAGCCACTGGCTCCCTGTCCGATCTGCGGCAAGCCGGCTCGGACCGAAACCAAGCCGTTCTGTTCGCCCCGCTGTGCCGATATCGACCTCGGACGCTGGCTCGGCGAGCGCTACGTCATTCCGGGTCCGGAGGAGGACGAGATGTCCTACTCACCCCATTCAGACGACGAGAATCGTTCGCGCTGA
- a CDS encoding TonB-dependent siderophore receptor yields the protein MSPLHRRSCGRPFLSVFAALPLTLPGPVRAQAPLTHLDEIAVQGGAGIGLPANPPADAVGADAAAALRTPSLTQSSPVGLNLRTPSRSASRLGLTPLETPASLDIISGETIRLRGQTSVLEAVSQNGTGITAFGSPGNGLGFFTARGFAGQNSIQTLFDGTRLYVGANTVTFPFDTWNVERVEVLRGPASVLYGDGAIGGIVNVVSKKPLFTPLNVARFGLGEDGIARAAVDSTGPIGEALAYRLNVSGNRADGWITPEGDFRNLAVSGALTLQANPDLAFTLSHDLGYQEPTRYWGTPLVNGRVPDAIRFNNYNVRDSKIAWTDNWTQFRTEWTPSADVTVRNTAYRLQSRRHWRDVEQYRFNPATGLVDRSDYLEIYHSQEQVGNRFDATFRGALFGFANTFSAGFDVNHVSFRHANNFTFSETPTSVPLNGYDPGFFPPEGRASPGYATRTNQASVFAEDRLFLSDRLSFLTGVRFDAPRLYREDLRSGATFERSFRALGYRFALLYEPTPDTSLYAQYATATDPVNSLITLSQSLAGFELSTGRQVEVGAKGLVFGGAVEWTLAGYRIVKDNLISAVPGQPTVSTQVGQQSSLGAEAALSWLPAPGWRIDANLALLHAQYDDFTQNVGGVAVSYAGNQPINVPEQVANLWVNWAFARDWEGRVGLQHVGEVFSDFGNTARRPAYTLVNLGLDHQVTAGSRLSLRIFNLFDKVYPVDGSAVNGIGTAWVLGRPRSLEVAYTIAW from the coding sequence ATGTCCCCCCTTCACCGCCGCTCCTGCGGCCGGCCCTTCCTGTCCGTCTTCGCCGCCCTCCCCCTCACTCTGCCCGGTCCGGTTCGGGCCCAAGCACCGCTGACGCATCTCGATGAGATCGCGGTGCAAGGCGGCGCCGGGATCGGCCTGCCCGCCAATCCACCGGCCGACGCCGTCGGCGCGGACGCCGCCGCAGCCCTGCGGACGCCGAGTCTGACGCAGTCCTCGCCGGTCGGCCTCAACCTGCGCACGCCGTCGCGTTCGGCGAGCCGGCTCGGTCTCACGCCGCTGGAAACGCCCGCAAGTCTCGACATCATCTCGGGCGAGACCATACGTCTGCGCGGTCAGACCAGCGTGCTGGAGGCCGTGTCGCAGAACGGCACTGGCATCACGGCCTTCGGCTCGCCGGGCAATGGACTTGGCTTCTTCACCGCTCGCGGCTTTGCCGGGCAGAATTCGATCCAGACGCTGTTCGACGGCACCCGGCTCTACGTCGGCGCCAACACCGTCACCTTCCCCTTCGATACGTGGAACGTGGAGCGCGTCGAGGTGCTGCGCGGGCCAGCCTCCGTTCTCTACGGGGACGGAGCCATCGGCGGCATCGTCAACGTCGTCTCGAAGAAGCCGCTGTTCACGCCGCTCAACGTCGCCCGCTTCGGGCTCGGCGAGGACGGCATCGCCCGCGCAGCAGTCGATTCGACCGGGCCGATCGGCGAAGCCCTGGCCTATCGCCTCAATGTCAGCGGTAACCGTGCCGACGGCTGGATCACGCCGGAGGGTGACTTCCGCAACCTCGCGGTCTCGGGCGCACTGACGCTCCAAGCGAATCCGGATCTCGCCTTCACGCTCAGCCACGATCTCGGCTACCAGGAGCCTACCCGCTACTGGGGCACACCGCTGGTGAACGGGCGTGTCCCCGACGCCATCCGCTTCAACAACTACAACGTCCGCGATTCTAAGATCGCCTGGACCGACAACTGGACGCAGTTCCGGACGGAGTGGACCCCCTCGGCGGATGTGACGGTGCGCAACACTGCCTACCGTCTTCAAAGCCGCCGGCATTGGCGCGACGTCGAGCAGTACCGCTTCAACCCGGCAACCGGCCTCGTCGACCGCTCCGACTATCTCGAAATCTATCATAGCCAGGAACAGGTCGGGAATCGGTTCGACGCGACGTTCCGCGGTGCCCTTTTCGGGTTCGCCAACACGTTCTCGGCCGGCTTCGACGTGAATCACGTCAGCTTCCGCCACGCCAACAACTTCACTTTCTCCGAAACGCCGACGAGCGTGCCCCTGAACGGCTACGATCCCGGCTTCTTTCCGCCGGAAGGGCGGGCGAGCCCGGGCTACGCCACGCGCACGAACCAGGCTTCGGTCTTCGCCGAGGATCGGCTGTTCCTGAGCGACCGGTTGTCGTTCCTCACCGGCGTGCGCTTCGACGCGCCGCGTCTCTACCGGGAAGATCTGCGCAGCGGCGCGACCTTCGAGCGCTCCTTCCGCGCCCTGGGATACCGCTTCGCGCTGCTCTACGAGCCGACGCCGGACACATCGCTCTACGCGCAATACGCCACCGCGACGGATCCGGTGAACAGCCTGATCACCCTCTCGCAATCGCTGGCCGGCTTCGAACTCTCGACCGGTCGCCAGGTCGAGGTCGGCGCCAAGGGCCTCGTCTTCGGCGGCGCCGTCGAGTGGACCCTGGCCGGCTACCGCATCGTCAAGGACAACCTGATCTCGGCGGTTCCGGGCCAGCCGACGGTCTCGACTCAGGTCGGCCAGCAATCCTCTCTCGGCGCGGAGGCCGCGCTCTCCTGGCTCCCCGCCCCCGGCTGGCGCATCGATGCCAACCTGGCCTTGCTTCACGCGCAGTACGACGACTTCACCCAGAATGTCGGCGGGGTTGCCGTCTCCTATGCCGGCAATCAGCCGATCAACGTGCCGGAGCAGGTGGCCAATCTCTGGGTCAACTGGGCCTTCGCCCGCGACTGGGAGGGGCGCGTCGGCCTCCAGCATGTCGGCGAAGTCTTTTCCGACTTCGGCAACACCGCGCGGCGACCGGCCTACACGCTGGTGAATCTCGGCCTCGACCACCAAGTCACCGCCGGCTCCCGCCTGTCGCTGCGGATCTTCAACCTGTTCGACAAAGTCTACCCGGTCGATGGCAGCGCCGTGAACGGCATCGGTACCGCCTGGGTTCTCGGGCGCCCGCGCTCATTGGAGGTCGCCTACACGATCGCGTGGTGA
- a CDS encoding Maf-like protein, whose amino-acid sequence MNELLTSDALKPQVSGGPARPPLVLASASPRRLALLQQVGIEPDALLPADIDETPRKSESPRDLARRLAREKLEAAQAAARRRDDLRDAYLVSADTVVAVGRRVLPKAELLDEAADCLRLLSGRAHRVYTAVCILSPKDRRRERMVETRVRFKRLSNREIEGYLSSGEWRGKAGGYAIQGLAAAFAVKLVGSHSAVVGLPLYETMSLLEGEGFPVRGAWGAAT is encoded by the coding sequence ATGAACGAGCTTCTCACCTCCGACGCCCTGAAGCCGCAGGTTTCCGGGGGGCCTGCGCGACCGCCTCTCGTGCTCGCCTCGGCCTCTCCCCGCCGGCTGGCGTTGCTGCAACAGGTTGGTATCGAGCCGGATGCACTGCTGCCCGCCGATATCGACGAGACCCCGCGCAAATCCGAATCGCCCCGCGATCTGGCCCGCCGCCTCGCCCGGGAAAAGCTGGAGGCAGCCCAGGCTGCGGCGCGGCGTCGGGACGACCTGCGCGACGCCTATCTCGTCTCCGCCGACACCGTCGTCGCCGTCGGCCGCCGCGTGCTGCCCAAGGCGGAGTTGCTCGACGAGGCTGCCGACTGCCTGCGGCTGCTCTCGGGGCGGGCGCACCGCGTCTACACGGCCGTCTGCATCCTGTCCCCGAAGGATCGGCGCCGCGAGCGCATGGTCGAGACCCGCGTGCGCTTCAAGCGCCTTTCGAACCGCGAGATCGAGGGCTATCTTTCCTCGGGCGAGTGGCGCGGCAAGGCCGGCGGCTACGCCATCCAGGGCTTGGCGGCTGCCTTTGCGGTGAAGCTCGTCGGCTCGCACAGCGCGGTGGTCGGCCTCCCTTTGTACGAGACGATGAGCCTGCTCGAAGGTGAGGGCTTTCCTGTGCGGGGCGCCTGGGGAGCCGCAACATGA
- a CDS encoding ABC transporter ATP-binding protein, with amino-acid sequence MRTLLDLLRVMRRHDRRRLLLLGLGLGLAALLEVVGVASVLPFLTLVGDPDAAARIPYLGNLRDAFGLADDRTFLLATGFAALAAILLTSAVNAAFAYAQLLFAHLVGYGFAQRLLARYVDRERLFFAHANSAELAKNVLSETDRLVVGVLTPAMVIASRGASALAVVIFLIAYQPRLALILGGGFGGLYVAIYIVMRARLSRLGARAVADNEGRYRVVQETFGALTELKLYGRAETFTSSFDAPARSYAHALASSLVTGQLPRFVIESLAFGGVIAVVLFALTQGIDTAGMLPLLGLFAFAGYRMLPAFQNIFTAVSQLRFHLPGVRLIVDALAGERERTLRTTERLPFAQAIRLEDVAFDYETGRPTLRGIDLTIAAHTTVGLVGRTGSGKSTLVGLILGILTPTRGRILIDGRPLDPDSLPAWQNRIGYVPQDVFLIDGSITQNIALGIPPNSLDRAAVERAARLAGAHDFIAALSAGYETGVGERGARLSGGQRQRIGIARALYHDPDVIVFDEATSALDGETEAAVMEALGALGGTRTIIMIAHRLTSLRRADTVHVVEEGRIVASGPPSQVIAEPAASPPPANAVVAPAR; translated from the coding sequence TTGAGGACCCTCCTCGATCTCCTGCGGGTGATGCGGCGACACGACCGAAGGCGGCTCCTGCTGCTGGGGCTCGGGCTCGGGCTCGCGGCCCTGCTCGAAGTGGTCGGCGTCGCCTCGGTGCTCCCCTTCCTCACGCTGGTCGGCGATCCCGATGCGGCAGCGCGAATTCCGTATCTCGGCAACCTCCGCGATGCCTTCGGCCTCGCCGACGACCGCACCTTCCTGCTCGCGACAGGGTTTGCCGCGCTCGCGGCGATCCTGCTGACCAGCGCGGTGAATGCCGCCTTCGCCTATGCGCAACTCCTGTTCGCCCACCTTGTCGGCTATGGGTTTGCCCAGCGCCTGCTCGCCCGCTACGTCGATCGCGAGCGCCTGTTCTTCGCTCATGCCAACAGCGCCGAACTCGCCAAGAACGTGCTGAGCGAGACCGACCGCCTCGTCGTCGGCGTGCTCACCCCGGCTATGGTGATCGCCTCGCGCGGCGCCTCGGCCCTCGCGGTGGTGATCTTCCTGATCGCCTACCAGCCCCGGCTCGCGCTGATCCTCGGCGGCGGCTTCGGCGGGCTCTACGTCGCGATCTACATCGTGATGCGGGCGCGCCTTTCCCGGCTCGGCGCCCGGGCGGTGGCGGACAACGAGGGCCGCTACCGTGTCGTGCAGGAGACCTTCGGCGCGCTGACCGAACTCAAGCTCTACGGCCGGGCCGAGACGTTCACGAGCAGCTTCGATGCGCCGGCGCGCTCCTACGCCCACGCCCTCGCCTCGAGTCTGGTCACCGGGCAGTTGCCGCGCTTCGTCATCGAATCGCTCGCCTTCGGCGGCGTGATCGCCGTGGTGCTGTTCGCGCTGACGCAAGGGATCGACACCGCCGGCATGCTGCCGCTGCTCGGCCTGTTCGCCTTCGCCGGCTACCGCATGCTGCCGGCCTTCCAGAACATCTTCACCGCCGTCTCGCAGTTGCGCTTCCACCTGCCCGGCGTGCGCCTGATCGTCGATGCGTTGGCAGGCGAGCGGGAGCGCACGCTTCGCACCACCGAGCGCTTGCCCTTCGCGCAGGCGATCCGTCTGGAGGATGTCGCGTTCGACTACGAAACCGGTCGTCCGACCTTGCGCGGCATCGACCTGACGATCGCCGCCCACACCACGGTCGGCCTCGTCGGACGCACCGGGTCGGGCAAGTCGACGCTGGTGGGCCTGATCCTCGGCATTCTCACGCCGACGCGGGGGCGCATTCTGATCGACGGCCGTCCACTTGATCCCGACAGCCTGCCGGCCTGGCAGAACCGGATCGGTTACGTGCCGCAGGACGTGTTCCTGATCGATGGCAGCATCACGCAGAACATTGCTCTCGGCATCCCGCCGAACAGTCTCGACCGGGCAGCCGTCGAGCGCGCCGCGCGGCTGGCGGGTGCGCATGATTTCATCGCGGCCCTTTCCGCGGGCTACGAGACCGGCGTGGGCGAGCGCGGTGCCCGGCTCAGCGGCGGCCAGCGCCAGCGCATCGGCATCGCCCGCGCGCTGTACCACGATCCCGATGTCATCGTGTTCGACGAGGCGACCAGTGCGCTGGACGGCGAGACCGAGGCCGCGGTGATGGAGGCGCTCGGCGCGCTGGGCGGCACGCGCACGATCATCATGATTGCCCACCGCCTGACTTCGCTGCGCCGGGCCGACACGGTCCATGTCGTCGAGGAGGGACGGATCGTCGCCTCGGGGCCGCCCTCGCAGGTGATCGCGGAGCCGGCCGCTTCGCCGCCCCCTGCGAACGCCGTCGTGGCACCGGCCCGGTAG